One window of Mustela lutreola isolate mMusLut2 chromosome 13, mMusLut2.pri, whole genome shotgun sequence genomic DNA carries:
- the MTIF3 gene encoding translation initiation factor IF-3, mitochondrial isoform X1, with the protein MAALLLKRLTSQTIKTGSYYISRCPGKCTLRETISAQRSLRASVPRLSSWVHAKAFSTVADPQDERKKKKKSEPAFNSIGRKIHERVIHVLDEAGNDLGNMHRADVIRLMNERDLKLVKRDSGTESPQYQLLTGAQIHKEQLRLRELEKANPKAGSTLTKELSFSSNIGQHDLDTKSKQIQQWIEKQYKVQITIKKGKNPEEPEQKMEEICNQILQTMPGLATFSSRPQPVRGGKAVMCVLRHLSKKEENAWREAQGTQKGDALNKEDRNNQESDVVHQ; encoded by the exons ATGGCCGCCCTTCTTCTAAAGAGGCTAACATCACAAACCATAAAGACTGGAAGTTACTACATCAGCCGATGTCCTGGTAAATGCACCCTGCGTGAGACCATCTCAGCGCAGCGGTCCCTCAGAGCTTCTGTCCCAAGACTGTCCTCCTGGGTTCATGCAAAAGCTTTCAGTACTGTTGCGGACCCCCAGGacgaaagaaagaagaagaaaaagagcgaGCCGGCTTTTAATAGCATCGGGAGAAAAATTCACGAGCGAGTCATTCACGTGCTGGATGAGGCGGGCAATGATTTGGGAAACATGCACCGAGCAGACGTGATCAGGCTCATGAATGAGCGGGACCTGAAGCTTGTGAAACGGGACAGCGGCACCGAGTCTCCCCAGTACCAGCTCTTGACGGGGGCACAGATTCATAAGGAGCAACTGAGGCTTCGGGAACTGGAAAAGGCCAACCCCAAAGCTG GATCTACCCTGACAAAGGAACTcagtttttcttcaaatattggaCAACATGACTTGGATACAAAGAGTAAACAGATTCAGCAGTGGATTGAGAAACAGTACAAAGTTCAAATTACtataaagaaagggaagaacCCAGAGGAACCAGAACAGAAGATG GAGGAGATCTGTAATCAAATACTCCAGACCATGCCTGGACTAGCTACCTTCTCATCCCGGCCACAGCCTGTTCGGGGAGGAAAAGCTGTAATGTGTGTTCTTCGTCATTTGagcaaaaaggaagagaatgccTGGAGAGAAGCTCAAGGAACCCAGAAAGGAGACGCTTTGaataaagaagacagaaacaatcaagaatcagatgttgtGCATCAgtga
- the MTIF3 gene encoding translation initiation factor IF-3, mitochondrial isoform X2, producing the protein MAALLLKRLTSQTIKTGSYYISRCPGKCTLRETISAQRSLRASVPRLSSWVHAKAFSTVADPQDERKKKKKSEPAFNSIGRKIHERVIHVLDEAGNDLGNMHRADVIRLMNERDLKLVKRDSGTESPQYQLLTGAQIHKEQLRLRELEKANPKAGSTLTKELSFSSNIGQHDLDTKSKQIQQWIEKQYKVQITIKKGKNPEEPEQKMVSTGRRRSVIKYSRPCLD; encoded by the exons ATGGCCGCCCTTCTTCTAAAGAGGCTAACATCACAAACCATAAAGACTGGAAGTTACTACATCAGCCGATGTCCTGGTAAATGCACCCTGCGTGAGACCATCTCAGCGCAGCGGTCCCTCAGAGCTTCTGTCCCAAGACTGTCCTCCTGGGTTCATGCAAAAGCTTTCAGTACTGTTGCGGACCCCCAGGacgaaagaaagaagaagaaaaagagcgaGCCGGCTTTTAATAGCATCGGGAGAAAAATTCACGAGCGAGTCATTCACGTGCTGGATGAGGCGGGCAATGATTTGGGAAACATGCACCGAGCAGACGTGATCAGGCTCATGAATGAGCGGGACCTGAAGCTTGTGAAACGGGACAGCGGCACCGAGTCTCCCCAGTACCAGCTCTTGACGGGGGCACAGATTCATAAGGAGCAACTGAGGCTTCGGGAACTGGAAAAGGCCAACCCCAAAGCTG GATCTACCCTGACAAAGGAACTcagtttttcttcaaatattggaCAACATGACTTGGATACAAAGAGTAAACAGATTCAGCAGTGGATTGAGAAACAGTACAAAGTTCAAATTACtataaagaaagggaagaacCCAGAGGAACCAGAACAGAAGATGGTGAGTACAGGCAG GAGGAGATCTGTAATCAAATACTCCAGACCATGCCTGGACTAG